A region from the Candidatus Binatia bacterium genome encodes:
- the argB gene encoding acetylglutamate kinase, translating to MERYIGKAEVLMEALPFIRRFYGKTFVIKYGGNAMIDEELKDSFAQDIVLLKYVGVNPVVVHGGGPQINEMLEKMGTPTQFVRGMRVTDQATMDIVEMVLVGKINKEIVNSINQHGGLAVGLCGKDGGLIQARKMTVTVKNNGQEPEVVDIGMVGEITGINPMVINSLDENKFIPVIAPIGVGEGGETYNINADLVAGQLAEALAAEKLILLTDVEGVKDKKGELLSTLKINQARKLIQDGVVGEGMIPKVECCIEALKGGVGKTHIIDGRVKHAVLLEAFTNEGVGTEVVQK from the coding sequence AAGACCTTCGTGATCAAGTACGGCGGCAACGCCATGATCGACGAAGAGCTGAAGGACAGCTTCGCGCAGGACATCGTGCTGCTCAAATACGTCGGCGTCAACCCGGTCGTCGTCCACGGCGGTGGGCCGCAGATCAACGAGATGCTGGAGAAGATGGGGACGCCGACGCAATTCGTGCGCGGCATGCGTGTCACGGATCAGGCGACCATGGACATCGTGGAAATGGTGCTCGTCGGGAAAATCAACAAGGAAATCGTCAACTCGATCAACCAGCACGGCGGTCTTGCGGTCGGCTTGTGCGGCAAGGACGGCGGGCTGATCCAGGCGCGGAAAATGACGGTCACGGTGAAAAATAACGGACAGGAGCCGGAGGTCGTCGATATCGGCATGGTCGGCGAGATCACCGGCATCAATCCGATGGTGATCAATTCCCTCGACGAGAATAAATTCATCCCGGTGATCGCCCCGATCGGAGTCGGCGAGGGCGGCGAGACCTACAACATCAACGCGGACCTGGTCGCCGGGCAACTCGCGGAAGCGCTCGCCGCGGAGAAGCTCATCCTGCTCACCGATGTCGAAGGCGTCAAGGACAAGAAGGGCGAGCTTTTGAGTACGCTCAAGATCAACCAGGCGCGGAAACTTATCCAGGACGGCGTCGTCGGCGAAGGGATGATTCCCAAAGTCGAATGCTGCATCGAGGCCCTGAAGGGCGGCGTGGGGAAGACCCACATCATCGACGGACGGGTGAAGCACGCGGTGTTGTTGGAGGCGTTTACGAACGAGGGGGTGGGGACCGAGGTAGTTCAAAAATAG
- a CDS encoding acetylornithine transaminase: MNNRQIINLTQKYVANTYARFPVALVRGKGARVWDADGKEYLDFVAGIAVNCLGHNHPAVARAIRRQSAKLLHVSNLYHIEPQSGLARELCRHSFAERVFFCNSGAEANEAAFKLVRRYGAEWLGGKYEILSTQNSFHGRTLATLTATGQEKVRAGYDPLPAGFRRVPYNDLRAMEEAVDEKTTAAILVEPIQGEGGVIVPDKSYLQGLRELCDQKELLLIFDEVQSGMGRTGKLFAYEHFGVEPDIMTLAKALGGGLPLGAMLAKEKVARSFVPGAHASTFGGNPLACSVGAAVLETLLQGGALKNCVKMGRVLSDGLQALKRKFRYIREIRGRGLILGMELEQDGGKIVEDCMKAGLLINCTAHKVLRFIPPLTIGKKDIERGLAILEGVLARQ, encoded by the coding sequence ATGAACAACCGCCAGATCATCAATCTGACGCAAAAATACGTCGCCAATACTTACGCGCGATTTCCCGTCGCGCTCGTGCGCGGCAAGGGCGCTCGGGTGTGGGACGCCGACGGCAAGGAGTATCTCGACTTTGTCGCCGGGATCGCGGTCAACTGCCTTGGACACAACCATCCCGCGGTAGCCCGCGCCATCCGCCGGCAATCGGCCAAGCTGCTCCACGTCTCCAACCTCTATCACATTGAGCCGCAGTCGGGGCTGGCGCGCGAGCTGTGCCGCCATTCGTTCGCCGAGCGGGTTTTTTTTTGTAACAGCGGCGCGGAGGCCAACGAGGCGGCGTTCAAGCTCGTGCGGCGCTACGGCGCGGAGTGGCTGGGAGGAAAATACGAAATTCTCTCGACTCAAAATTCCTTCCACGGGCGGACCTTGGCGACGCTCACCGCCACCGGGCAGGAAAAGGTGCGCGCCGGATACGACCCGCTGCCGGCGGGCTTTCGCCGGGTGCCTTACAACGATCTCCGCGCGATGGAAGAGGCCGTCGATGAAAAAACGACCGCGGCCATTCTGGTCGAGCCGATCCAGGGCGAAGGCGGCGTGATCGTTCCCGACAAGAGCTATCTCCAGGGATTGAGAGAGCTGTGCGACCAGAAGGAGCTTCTGCTCATCTTCGACGAAGTGCAGTCGGGCATGGGCCGGACGGGGAAACTCTTCGCCTACGAGCATTTCGGCGTCGAGCCCGACATCATGACCTTGGCCAAGGCGCTCGGCGGCGGGTTGCCGTTGGGGGCGATGCTGGCCAAAGAGAAAGTGGCGCGCAGCTTCGTCCCCGGCGCGCACGCTTCGACCTTCGGCGGCAATCCTCTGGCTTGCAGCGTCGGCGCCGCCGTGCTCGAGACTCTGCTTCAAGGCGGCGCGCTCAAGAATTGCGTCAAGATGGGAAGGGTGTTATCCGACGGGCTCCAGGCGCTGAAGCGGAAGTTTCGCTACATTCGCGAGATCCGCGGCCGGGGGCTCATCCTTGGCATGGAGCTGGAACAGGACGGAGGAAAGATTGTGGAGGACTGCATGAAAGCCGGCCTCCTGATCAATTGCACCGCCCACAAGGTGCTGCGCTTCATTCCGCCGCTCACCATTGGGAAGAAGGATATCGAGCGCGGTCTGGCCATTCTTGAAGGCGTCCTCGCGCGCCAATAA
- the argF gene encoding ornithine carbamoyltransferase produces MKKRDLLTLDDLSRKEIEKVLSLAQRFKSEQKSGRAHRLLVGKTLALVFEKPSLRTRVSFETGIFQLGGNAVFLGPGEIQLGVRETAADSARNLSRWVDLIVMRTFAQHTLEEMASHATIPVINGLTDLFHPCQVLADCLTLLERKGALKGLKVAFLGDGNNMVHTWMQAAEKFSLSFVVACPKGYEPDAKIARAAKEKGGRVSVTHEIEKAVRDADALYTDVWTSMGQEREFEKRRRAFQSYQLNQAVVAKAKKDVVVMHCLPAHRGEEITDEVLDGPRSVVLDQAENRLHVQKAIMVWALKGFKG; encoded by the coding sequence ATGAAGAAGAGAGATCTGCTGACATTGGACGATCTCAGCCGAAAGGAGATCGAGAAGGTTTTATCGCTCGCCCAGAGATTCAAGAGCGAGCAGAAGAGCGGACGGGCGCATCGCCTGCTGGTGGGCAAGACGCTGGCTCTCGTCTTCGAGAAGCCGAGTCTCAGGACCCGGGTCAGTTTCGAGACGGGAATTTTCCAGCTCGGAGGCAACGCGGTGTTTCTCGGCCCGGGAGAGATCCAGCTCGGCGTGCGGGAGACCGCGGCGGATTCCGCCCGCAATTTGAGTCGCTGGGTGGATCTCATCGTCATGCGCACTTTTGCCCAGCATACCCTGGAGGAAATGGCGTCGCACGCGACGATCCCGGTCATCAACGGCCTTACGGATCTGTTTCATCCGTGCCAGGTATTGGCGGATTGTTTGACGCTTTTGGAGCGCAAGGGCGCTCTGAAGGGTTTGAAGGTCGCCTTTCTCGGCGACGGCAACAACATGGTCCATACCTGGATGCAAGCGGCGGAAAAATTCTCGCTCTCTTTTGTCGTCGCCTGTCCGAAAGGCTACGAGCCCGACGCGAAGATCGCGCGCGCCGCAAAAGAAAAGGGCGGAAGAGTAAGCGTCACGCATGAGATCGAGAAAGCGGTGCGGGATGCGGACGCCCTCTACACCGACGTCTGGACCAGCATGGGGCAGGAGAGGGAATTTGAGAAGAGACGCAGGGCCTTCCAGAGCTACCAGCTCAACCAAGCCGTAGTGGCCAAGGCGAAAAAGGATGTTGTGGTCATGCATTGCCTGCCGGCGCACCGGGGCGAGGAGATCACGGACGAGGTTCTGGACGGTCCGCGATCGGTCGTCCTGGATCAGGCCGAGAATCGCCTCCACGTGCAGAAGGCGATCATGGTATGGGCGTTGAAAGGGTTCAAAGGTTGA
- a CDS encoding argininosuccinate synthase, which translates to MKINKVVLAYSGGLDTSVILRWLIETYKCEVIAYCADLGQEEDLDGVREKAKKTGASKVYIDDLREEFVKDYVFPMLRANAIYEGAYLLGTSIARPLIAKRQIEIAVQEKADAVAHGATGKGNDQVRFELTYYALKPDVKVIAPWRTWDLDSRGKLIDYASRHGIPVPVTKEKPYSMDRNLFHISYEGGILEDPWSEPPAEMFVWTRAPEKAPDKPEYIEIEYVAGDPVALDGKKLSPAKLLSELNRLGGRHGVGRVDAVENRYVGMKSRGVYETPGGTLLHLAHRALESITMDREVMRLRDSLVPRYAEMIYYGYWFSPEREVLQQTIDAAQKNVTGRVRLKLYKGSAYVAGRKSEVSLYDPKISTFEEGEGYNQADAEGFIRLNALRLRLRRLRQLKES; encoded by the coding sequence ATGAAGATCAACAAGGTGGTGCTCGCCTACTCCGGCGGCCTCGACACGTCGGTGATCCTCCGCTGGCTGATCGAGACATACAAATGCGAGGTGATCGCTTACTGCGCCGATCTCGGTCAGGAAGAAGATCTCGACGGCGTGCGCGAGAAGGCGAAGAAGACCGGCGCGAGCAAAGTGTATATCGACGATCTGCGCGAAGAGTTCGTCAAGGACTACGTGTTCCCGATGCTCCGCGCCAACGCGATTTACGAAGGCGCCTATTTGCTTGGCACTTCGATCGCGCGGCCGCTCATCGCCAAGCGCCAGATCGAGATTGCGGTGCAGGAAAAGGCCGACGCGGTCGCGCACGGCGCAACCGGCAAAGGCAACGATCAGGTCCGCTTCGAGCTCACTTACTATGCGCTAAAGCCGGATGTAAAAGTTATCGCTCCGTGGCGGACCTGGGACCTCGACTCGCGCGGCAAGCTGATCGATTACGCTTCGCGCCACGGCATTCCGGTGCCCGTCACCAAAGAGAAGCCTTACAGTATGGACCGGAATCTTTTTCACATCAGCTATGAGGGAGGGATACTGGAAGATCCGTGGAGCGAGCCGCCGGCCGAGATGTTCGTCTGGACGCGCGCGCCCGAAAAGGCGCCCGACAAGCCGGAGTATATCGAAATCGAATACGTCGCCGGCGATCCGGTGGCGCTCGACGGCAAGAAACTTTCGCCGGCCAAGCTGCTGAGCGAGCTGAACCGGCTCGGCGGACGGCACGGGGTCGGGCGCGTCGATGCGGTCGAGAACCGCTACGTCGGCATGAAGTCCCGCGGCGTGTACGAGACTCCCGGCGGGACGTTGCTCCACCTCGCGCATCGGGCGCTCGAATCGATCACCATGGACCGCGAGGTGATGCGGCTCCGCGATTCCCTGGTGCCGCGCTACGCGGAGATGATTTATTACGGCTACTGGTTCTCGCCCGAGCGGGAAGTCTTGCAGCAGACGATCGACGCCGCCCAGAAAAATGTGACGGGGCGCGTGCGCCTCAAGCTCTACAAGGGAAGCGCCTACGTTGCGGGAAGAAAGTCGGAGGTGTCGCTCTACGATCCGAAGATATCGACCTTCGAAGAAGGCGAAGGTTACAACCAGGCGGACGCCGAAGGCTTCATCCGGCTGAACGCGCTCCGGCTGCGGCTTCGGCGGTTGCGTCAATTAAAAGAAAGTTAA
- the argH gene encoding argininosuccinate lyase: MARGKKLWGGRFAGRTAGTVEAFTASIDVDRRLYRHDIAGSIAHARMLGRRRIISSREARRIVRGLQTIEKEIEEGKVRFSAADEDIHMNIERRLIEKIGRTGEKLHTARSRNDQVALDMRLYLRDELKNISAAIEGLKRELGRAAKRYLKIIMPGYTHLQRAQPVLFSHHLLAYAEMLERDRERMSDCLKRVNVLPLGAGALAGTTLPIDRRYAAKLLGFPRVAKNSIDAVSDRDFVLEFISAAAILFVHLSRLAEELVLWSSTEFGFIELPDRYCTGSSMMPQKKNPDVPELIRGKTGRIFGHLQALLTIMKGLPLAYNRDLQEDKPPLFDTVDTVKASLEVMRGLMAEIKIKKERMTAAAADGLMNATDLADYLVARGMPFRSAHALVGKIVRVCVERACKIEELPLKELRRFSPRIERDVYAYLTPRAAVDRRRSEGGTAPANVRRRLREMGF; the protein is encoded by the coding sequence TTGGCACGGGGTAAAAAACTCTGGGGCGGGCGCTTCGCCGGCCGCACGGCGGGAACGGTCGAGGCTTTCACCGCCTCGATCGACGTGGACCGGCGGCTTTACCGCCACGATATCGCCGGCAGCATCGCCCACGCGCGCATGCTCGGGCGCCGGCGCATCATCTCGTCCCGGGAGGCGCGGCGCATCGTGCGCGGATTGCAAACGATAGAGAAAGAAATCGAGGAGGGGAAGGTCCGCTTCTCCGCCGCCGACGAAGACATCCACATGAACATCGAGCGGCGGCTGATCGAGAAGATCGGCCGGACGGGAGAGAAGCTTCACACCGCGCGCAGCCGCAACGATCAGGTCGCTCTCGACATGCGCCTTTATCTCCGCGACGAGCTCAAAAATATTTCGGCGGCGATCGAGGGGCTCAAGCGCGAGCTCGGGCGCGCGGCCAAACGGTATCTCAAGATCATCATGCCGGGCTATACGCACTTGCAGCGCGCGCAGCCGGTTCTCTTCTCGCACCACCTGCTCGCCTACGCCGAGATGTTGGAGCGCGACCGCGAGCGGATGAGCGACTGTCTAAAACGGGTGAACGTCCTGCCGCTCGGCGCCGGCGCGCTCGCCGGCACGACCTTGCCGATCGACCGGCGCTACGCGGCCAAGCTTCTCGGCTTCCCACGCGTCGCCAAAAACAGCATCGACGCCGTCAGTGACCGCGACTTTGTTCTGGAATTTATCTCGGCCGCCGCGATTCTCTTCGTTCATTTGAGCCGCCTTGCGGAGGAATTGGTCTTATGGTCTAGTACAGAATTTGGATTTATCGAGCTGCCCGACCGCTATTGTACCGGGAGCTCGATGATGCCGCAGAAAAAAAATCCGGATGTGCCGGAGCTTATCCGCGGCAAGACCGGCCGGATCTTCGGCCACCTGCAGGCGCTGCTGACGATCATGAAAGGGCTTCCTCTGGCTTATAACCGCGACTTGCAGGAGGACAAGCCGCCGCTTTTCGACACGGTGGACACCGTGAAGGCGAGCCTCGAAGTCATGCGCGGGTTGATGGCGGAGATCAAAATAAAGAAAGAGAGAATGACGGCGGCGGCGGCGGACGGTTTGATGAACGCCACCGATCTGGCGGATTATCTCGTCGCGCGCGGGATGCCGTTCCGTTCGGCCCACGCGCTCGTGGGAAAGATCGTCCGCGTGTGCGTCGAGCGAGCCTGCAAGATCGAGGAGCTGCCGCTCAAAGAGCTGCGGCGCTTTTCTCCCAGGATCGAGCGCGACGTCTATGCGTATTTGACGCCGCGGGCGGCCGTCGATCGGCGCCGCTCCGAGGGCGGAACCGCGCCGGCCAACGTGCGACGGCGCCTGAGGGAGATGGGCTTCTAA
- a CDS encoding lipoprotein, translating to MLFALAALAGCGAKGPLRAPEGAIPEPIKDLRGKAGNQGVNLTWTRPDRYLDGKELNDLAGFIIFRKEISKTCPECPVPYRERAVVNVEDQQKFQKRKQYGFVDQELQPQTIYRYRVISKVMDDTLSEPSNEVEVAWKAK from the coding sequence TTGCTATTTGCACTGGCTGCACTAGCCGGCTGCGGCGCCAAGGGTCCTCTGCGCGCGCCGGAGGGCGCTATTCCCGAACCGATCAAGGATCTAAGGGGCAAGGCGGGAAACCAGGGAGTCAACCTCACGTGGACACGGCCGGATCGTTACCTTGACGGCAAGGAGCTGAACGATCTTGCCGGCTTCATTATTTTTCGCAAGGAGATCTCCAAGACGTGCCCCGAGTGTCCCGTGCCGTATCGAGAGAGGGCGGTCGTCAACGTGGAAGACCAGCAGAAATTTCAGAAGCGAAAGCAATACGGGTTCGTCGATCAGGAGCTTCAGCCGCAGACGATTTACCGCTATCGCGTTATTTCCAAGGTCATGGACGACACTTTGAGCGAACCCTCCAACGAAGTCGAGGTCGCCTGGAAGGCGAAATGA
- the lysA gene encoding diaminopimelate decarboxylase, with the protein MNHFEYKNGELFAEEVPVRRIAREVGTPAYIYSLATLRRHYRVFDQAFVKVSHLVCFSVKSNSNLAVLRTFAKEGSGFDIVSGGELFRALKAGGDPKKIVFSGVGKKKEEIEYALNAGILMFNVESEQELTFIDQVSRGLGKRAPISLRVNPDVDPKTHPYISTGMKKSKFGIEIKRSAELYKKALSLKNLEVIGVDCHIGSQLTSVDPFVDALARVREYLDRVLAGYLRKEGANIRYLDLGGGLGIRYKDEEPPRPEEYAAALIKGLEGLDVTLILEPGRVIVGNAGILVTEVLYLKETDEKKFVVVDGGMNDLIRPALYGSYQAIRPVADKKSETIVADVVGPICESGDFFAKDREVPRPEPGDLLAVMSAGAYGFTMASNYNSHPRPAEVLVDGDKFYVVRRRESLEDLISGETIPAVLQ; encoded by the coding sequence ATGAATCACTTTGAATACAAAAACGGAGAATTGTTTGCCGAGGAAGTGCCCGTTCGCCGCATCGCCCGCGAGGTCGGTACGCCGGCCTACATCTATAGTCTCGCCACGCTCCGACGCCACTACCGCGTCTTCGATCAAGCCTTCGTCAAGGTTTCACATCTGGTCTGCTTCTCCGTCAAATCCAATTCCAATCTGGCGGTGCTGAGGACTTTCGCCAAGGAGGGAAGCGGCTTCGACATCGTTTCCGGCGGCGAGCTATTTCGCGCGCTCAAGGCCGGCGGCGATCCCAAGAAGATCGTTTTCTCCGGCGTGGGAAAAAAGAAGGAAGAGATCGAGTACGCGCTCAACGCCGGAATCCTGATGTTCAACGTCGAGTCCGAGCAGGAGCTGACTTTTATCGATCAGGTGAGCCGCGGCCTGGGGAAGCGGGCGCCGATCAGCCTGCGCGTCAACCCCGACGTCGATCCCAAGACGCACCCTTATATCTCGACCGGAATGAAGAAGAGCAAGTTCGGCATCGAGATCAAGCGCTCCGCCGAGCTTTACAAGAAGGCCCTGTCGCTCAAGAACCTCGAAGTGATCGGCGTCGACTGCCATATCGGCTCGCAGCTCACGTCGGTGGACCCGTTCGTGGACGCACTCGCGCGCGTCAGAGAGTATCTCGACCGGGTGCTCGCGGGTTATTTAAGAAAAGAGGGCGCGAATATCCGCTACCTCGACCTCGGTGGAGGCTTGGGCATTCGATATAAGGATGAAGAGCCGCCTCGTCCGGAAGAATACGCCGCCGCGCTCATCAAGGGTCTCGAGGGACTCGACGTCACCCTGATTCTCGAGCCGGGCCGCGTGATCGTCGGCAACGCGGGCATTCTCGTCACCGAAGTTCTTTATCTTAAGGAGACCGACGAGAAGAAGTTCGTCGTCGTGGACGGCGGCATGAACGATCTGATTCGACCCGCGCTTTACGGTTCCTACCAGGCGATCCGTCCCGTGGCCGATAAAAAGTCCGAGACGATCGTCGCCGACGTCGTCGGACCGATCTGCGAGAGCGGAGATTTTTTCGCCAAAGACCGCGAAGTCCCGAGACCCGAGCCCGGCGACCTGCTGGCGGTCATGAGCGCCGGGGCGTATGGTTTTACCATGGCGTCGAACTACAATTCGCACCCGCGCCCGGCGGAGGTCCTGGTGGACGGCGATAAATTCTACGTCGTCCGGCGGCGGGAGAGCCTGGAAGATCTCATCAGCGGAGAAACGATACCGGCGGTGCTACAATAA
- the dapF gene encoding diaminopimelate epimerase codes for MGQLRFTKMHGCGNDFVFIDCLGGEKRDLEKLAKRLCDRRFGIGADQLLTIHPSEIADFKMEIYNADGGQVEMCGNGIRCFAKYVNDHGLTQKKELAVETLAGIIRPRLVGDLVEVDMGEPILDGRKIPVNADGKIFDYPLEVDGTTHRVTCVSMGNPHCVVYPDDPDGLDLEKIGPCFEHHAFFPNRVNTELVKVLGAEEIRMRVWERGAGETWACGTGACAAVVAGALTKRHGRKVTVHLRGGDLLIDWRDDNRVYMTGGAEEVFQGTAKL; via the coding sequence ATGGGCCAGCTTCGCTTCACCAAGATGCACGGCTGTGGCAACGATTTTGTTTTTATCGATTGCCTGGGCGGCGAGAAGCGCGACCTCGAAAAGCTCGCGAAAAGGCTCTGCGACCGGCGCTTCGGCATCGGCGCGGACCAACTCTTGACGATCCATCCGTCTGAGATCGCCGACTTCAAAATGGAGATCTACAACGCCGACGGCGGCCAGGTGGAGATGTGCGGCAACGGCATCCGCTGCTTCGCCAAATACGTGAACGACCACGGTCTCACGCAAAAAAAGGAGCTGGCGGTGGAAACGTTGGCGGGCATCATCCGGCCGCGCCTCGTCGGCGATCTGGTCGAGGTGGACATGGGCGAGCCGATCCTCGACGGCAGGAAGATTCCGGTCAACGCCGACGGCAAAATTTTCGACTATCCCTTGGAAGTCGATGGAACGACTCACCGCGTGACTTGCGTCTCGATGGGGAATCCGCATTGCGTCGTGTATCCCGACGATCCGGACGGTTTGGATCTCGAGAAGATCGGCCCGTGCTTCGAGCATCATGCTTTCTTTCCCAACCGGGTGAACACCGAATTGGTCAAGGTGCTCGGCGCGGAAGAGATCCGCATGCGCGTCTGGGAGCGCGGCGCCGGAGAGACCTGGGCCTGCGGCACGGGCGCGTGCGCTGCGGTGGTGGCCGGCGCGCTGACGAAAAGACACGGCCGGAAGGTCACGGTCCATCTGCGCGGCGGCGACTTGCTGATCGATTGGCGCGACGACAATCGGGTTTATATGACGGGCGGGGCGGAAGAGGTGTTTCAAGGGACTGCGAAGCTATAG
- the dapA gene encoding 4-hydroxy-tetrahydrodipicolinate synthase: MFAGSMVALVTPFKDGGVDWQSLEGLVEFHIQNGTNGIVPCGTTGESATLDHGEHHEVIKAVVKAVKKRVPVIAGTGSNSTQEAVDLTIGAERAGADGALMISPYYNRPMQEGIYQHYKKVASSVGIPIIIYNIPARTGSKIEPETLARLSEIKNVAGVKEATGSVDQAIDVLRLCGDRFAVYSGEDSLTYSLMALGGKGVISTVANITPREMSDLTQACLKGDWETGRKLQFKLLPLIRAVFIETNPIPIKTALSIMGKCRGDLRLPLTPMSEGNVKKLRQAMADFGLIHG; the protein is encoded by the coding sequence ATGTTTGCCGGTTCTATGGTAGCGCTGGTGACGCCTTTCAAGGATGGCGGCGTCGATTGGCAGAGCCTCGAAGGGCTCGTGGAGTTTCACATTCAGAACGGGACCAACGGGATCGTTCCGTGCGGCACCACGGGAGAATCCGCCACGCTCGACCATGGCGAGCACCACGAGGTCATCAAGGCGGTCGTCAAGGCGGTTAAAAAACGCGTGCCGGTGATCGCCGGCACCGGGTCGAACTCGACGCAGGAAGCCGTCGATCTCACGATCGGCGCGGAGCGGGCCGGCGCCGACGGCGCGCTCATGATCTCACCTTATTATAACCGTCCGATGCAGGAAGGGATCTACCAGCACTACAAGAAAGTCGCTTCATCCGTGGGAATCCCGATCATCATCTACAATATTCCGGCGCGCACGGGATCGAAGATCGAGCCGGAGACGCTGGCGCGTCTCAGCGAGATCAAGAACGTCGCCGGCGTCAAAGAGGCGACTGGCTCCGTCGATCAGGCGATCGACGTGCTCCGTCTCTGCGGCGACCGGTTCGCGGTTTACTCGGGAGAGGATTCTCTCACCTATTCCCTCATGGCGCTCGGCGGCAAAGGCGTGATCTCGACCGTCGCGAATATAACTCCTAGGGAAATGTCCGACCTGACGCAGGCCTGTCTCAAAGGGGATTGGGAAACCGGCAGAAAGCTCCAGTTCAAGCTCCTTCCTCTGATCCGAGCGGTTTTCATCGAGACCAATCCGATTCCGATCAAGACCGCGCTCTCGATCATGGGCAAGTGCCGCGGCGACCTGCGCCTTCCCCTGACGCCGATGTCCGAGGGAAACGTCAAGAAGCTCAGACAGGCGATGGCCGACTTCGGTCTCATTCATGGCTGA
- the dapB gene encoding 4-hydroxy-tetrahydrodipicolinate reductase, with protein MAEMLGVVVCGAAGRMGSALVRLIHENRAMKLAGAVEFAGNPQIGKDAGEMSGVEKIGVPIVAEIAPLLKGPVVIVEFTAPDATLAHVRIAAQKGVPIVIGTTGLNPKQLGEIKKLSRRTRVLISANMSLGVNLLISLMGRVAKTLGDDYDVEIVEAHHRFKKDAPSGTALALAQPIAQALNRDLDQAGVCGRKGIVGERTKQEIGLLSVRAGDIVGDHTVIFGGLGERVEFIHRAQSRETFARGALRAAEWLVKQKNGLYSMQDVLGLK; from the coding sequence ATGGCTGAAATGCTGGGCGTTGTCGTCTGCGGCGCGGCGGGTAGGATGGGGAGCGCGCTCGTCCGTCTCATTCATGAGAACCGCGCCATGAAACTCGCCGGCGCGGTGGAATTCGCCGGTAATCCGCAGATCGGAAAGGACGCCGGTGAAATGTCCGGCGTGGAAAAAATCGGCGTTCCGATCGTCGCCGAAATTGCGCCGCTCTTAAAAGGGCCGGTCGTGATCGTCGAGTTCACGGCCCCGGATGCGACGCTGGCGCACGTGAGAATCGCCGCGCAAAAAGGAGTGCCGATCGTTATCGGCACGACTGGGCTCAATCCGAAGCAGTTGGGTGAGATCAAAAAGCTTTCGCGCCGGACGCGCGTCCTTATCTCAGCCAATATGTCGCTTGGTGTGAACCTGCTGATCAGTCTCATGGGCAGAGTAGCAAAGACGCTCGGCGACGATTACGACGTCGAGATCGTCGAGGCGCACCACCGTTTCAAGAAAGACGCGCCGAGCGGAACGGCCCTGGCGCTGGCGCAGCCGATCGCTCAAGCGCTCAACCGCGACCTGGATCAAGCCGGCGTCTGCGGACGAAAAGGAATCGTCGGCGAAAGGACCAAGCAGGAGATCGGCCTGCTCTCCGTTCGCGCCGGAGATATCGTCGGCGATCATACTGTGATCTTCGGCGGCCTGGGCGAGCGGGTCGAGTTCATCCACCGCGCCCAGAGCCGCGAGACCTTCGCGCGCGGCGCTCTCCGCGCCGCCGAGTGGCTGGTCAAACAAAAAAACGGCCTCTACAGCATGCAGGACGTGCTGGGGCTGAAGTAA